The following nucleotide sequence is from Williamwhitmania taraxaci.
TTTTAGGAATATTTTAGGAAGAACTCAACGACCTTTTTTTTTGTAGATTTTAGCTGTTTCCCTTGATAGAATGAAAAAATGCACTACTTTTGCCCCCCGAGAATGGAGAAATGGCAGAGCGGTCGAATGCGGCGGTCTTGAAAACCGTTGTGTCTGCGAGGGCACCGGGGGTTCGAATCCCTCTTTCTCCGCACAAAAAATGGGAAGGTGAAAACCTTCCCTACTATTATGGAATGGAGAGATGCCAGAGCGGTCGAACGGGGCGGTCTCGAAAACCGTTGTATCTTTACGGGTACCGGGGGTTCGAATCCCTCTCTCTCCGCCACTTAAGCCCTCTCAGCAGGGCTTTTTTTATTTAATCATGGCCATGGTGTATCTGAACACGTATCCTGATCTATTTACCAAATTCATAAAGTTTGGCCTGGTTGGTGCATCAGGAGTGCTTGTAGATTTTGGCATAACCTACCTATTAAAAGAAAAAGCGAAGGTACACCAGTACATTGCAAATGCGATTGGCTTTACAATTGCGGCTTCCACCAACTACCTCTTCAACCGAATTTACACCTTCCACAGCCAAAATCCAAACCTACTCGAGGAGTATGGGAAATTTCTAGCCGTCTCCATGGTTGGATTGGCAATCAACAGTTTGGTTATTTGGATATTGGTGAGTAAACTTAAGTGGAACTTCTATTTTGCCAAGGTATTTGCCATTGGCGCTGCCACTATTTGGAATTTCTTTGCAAACCTTCTGGTTACCTTTA
It contains:
- a CDS encoding GtrA family protein — translated: MVYLNTYPDLFTKFIKFGLVGASGVLVDFGITYLLKEKAKVHQYIANAIGFTIAASTNYLFNRIYTFHSQNPNLLEEYGKFLAVSMVGLAINSLVIWILVSKLKWNFYFAKVFAIGAATIWNFFANLLVTFI